The Pseudomonas nunensis genome includes the window AGTGTATCGCCGGGCGATCTGCAAGTGCAGACCGCCGTGGGCAGTCAGGTCAACCTGCTGGTCAGTGCACCGAACGTCACCGTGCAATTCTGGGACGGCGCGCAATTGGTCGGTAATGGTGCAATCGACGGTGGCAGCGGCACGTGGAATAGCGGCACTACTAACTGGACCAATGTAAACGGCACCTCGAATCAGGCTTGGGCCAACAGTTTCGCGGTATTCCAGGGCACGGCGGGCAATGTCACGGTCGATGGCACGCACGCGGTTACCGGCATGCAATTCGTCACCGACGGCTACAGCCTGTTGAACGGCACGGCGGGCGCACTGAACCTGGTCAACGGCGGTTTGGGCAACGCGACTTTCCGCGTCGATCCGAACAGCACCGCAACCGTTGGCGTGGCCATCAATGGCGCCGGCACCCTGGGCAAATACGACACCGGCACCCTGGTGCTGAACGGTGCCAATGGCTACACCGGCGGCACCGCGCTCAACGGCGGCACCTTGGTGGTGGGCAATAACGGCGCGCTAGGCAGCGGCGTACTGACCGCCGCCAATGGCACCACGCTGGACAGCAACAGCGCCGTCAGCCTCGCCAACGCTATCGCGTTGAACGGTGGGATGAGCGTTGGCGGTTCAAATGCGTTGAGCCTCGATGGCGTTGTCAGCGGCACCGGCAGTCTGATCAAGAACGGCGCTTCCAGCCTGACCCTGAACGGCAGCAACACCTACGCGGGCGGCACGCAGTTGAATGCCGGTTCGCTGATCCTCGGCAACAACAGCGCCATCGGCACTGGCGCACTCGGCGTCGGTGGCAGTGCGCAACTCGACAGCAGCGCCGCCCTGCAACTGGCCAATGCCATCAATCTCACCGGACAGTTGACCCTGGCCGGCACCCAGGCCACCACCCTCAGCGGCATCATCGCTGGCACCGGCAGTCTGGTGAAAAACGGCAGCGGCGCGCTGTTACTCAGCGGCACCAATACCTACAGCGGCGGCACCACCCTCAACGCCGGTACCACCAGCGGCAACACCACCAGCCTGCAAGGCGCGATCCTCAACAACGCCGCGCTGACCTTCGAGCAAAGCAACAACGGCACCTACACCGGCAACCTCACCGGCAGCGGTACGCTGACTAAAAACGGTACCGGCGAATTGCTGCTCACCGGCACCAACGGCCTGACGGGCGACACCAACGTCCAGGCCGGTTCGTTGCTGGTCAACGGCACGCTCGCCAGCGCAAACGTGAACGTGGCGAGCGGGGCGAAACTCGGCGGCACCGGCCAGATCGGCGGCGCGGTGCAACTGGCCAGCGGCGCGACACTGGTCGGCGGTGGAAGCGTCACACCATTGTCGGTCGGCTCCCTGGTCTTGGCGTCGGGTACCAGCCTGGACTTCAGCCTCGGTTCGGCGACCAGCTCGACCAACGTGGTCAACGTCGCCGGCAACCTGACCCTCGACGGCACGCTGAACATCACCGATGCCGGCGGCTTCGGCACCGGTGTCTATCAACTGTTCCGCTACGGCGGCAACCTGACCGACAGCGGCCTGACCTTCGGCACATTGCCGGGTGGTGTAGCGTCCTCAAGCCTGTCCCTGCAAACCGCGTTGGCCAATCAGGTCAACCTGCTGATGCAGACGACCCAGGGTGAAGTGCAGTTCTGGAACGGCGGCAAAACCAACGCTGACGGCACGATCAGCGGCGGCGACGGCGTCTGGGGTTCTAGCACTAACTGGACGAACGCCAGCGGTACGGCAAGCCAGGGTTCGAGCGGTCAGTTCGCAATATTTGGTGGGCAGGGCGGCACGGTGACGGTGGTCGGCAACCAGGGCTTCACCGGGTTGCAGGTACTCGACAACGGTTATCGCCTGGTGCCAGGTGCCGACGGCAGCCTGACCCCAATCAACGCGGCGGATGGCAGCCTCGCGGCGGTGCGGATCAACTCGGGCGTCACCGCTGAAATCTCGGCGCCTCTGGTAGGCACCGGCGGCATCGAGAAACTCGATGCCGGCACCCTGGTGCTTAGCGGCGCCAACACCTACAGCGGCGGCACCATCGTCAGCGGCGGTACGCTGGTCGGTAACACCACCAGCCTGCAGGGACGTTTGGCGAACAATGCGCGGGTGCTGTTTGCCCAGAGCACTAACGGGCGTTTCAACGGTGTACTCAGCGGCACCGGTGATCTGGTCAAACAAGGCGCCGGCACACTGCTGATCGAGGGTGACCAGCCGTTCAGCGGCACCGTGGAAGTGGAGCAGGGCCTGTTGCAGGTCGGTGATGTTCCGTCGAACTTCGGCGGGCAGGTCACCGTGTTCAATGGCGCAGCCTTGACCGGTAATGGCAGCGTTGGTTCGGTGGTCAACCATGGGGTGTTCTCGTCCGGCGCCAATGGCGAAACCCTGAGCGTAACGGGTAACCTGACCAACGCGGCGGATGGCCTGTTGGCACTGACCGTCACCTCGCCGTCCGTCACACCGTTGCCAGTGGGCGGCACGGCAACGCTTGATGGTGCGCTGCAAGTCACCAATCTGCTGCCGTACTCCGGCGACACCACCTATAAGCTGATTACGGCGGGCGGTGGCGTCAACGGTACGTTCAGCGCAACCGATCTGCCGGAACGCGCGTTCCTCGACACCTCACTGGTGTACAGCGCCAACGAAGTCGATCTGGCCGTCAGTCGTAACCAGACGTCCTTCGCCACGGTTGCGGCCACGGGTAACCAACGCAGCACCGCGTCCGCGCTGAGCCGTAATGGCGTGGCCGGTGCGGCGTTGCAGAACGAAGTCATCAACCTGAGCACTGCCGGTGCCCGTGCGGCATTCGACAGCTTGTCCGGAGAGATTCACGCCAGTACCGCCAGCGCCATTCTCGAAGATTCGCGTTACATCCGTGACGCGGTCAACGACCGTATGCGCCAGCCGTCCTGCAGTGGGCCTGACGATCCTCGCCGCGCCCTGGCGCCTAGCGAAAATCGCCTGTCCAGCGGCGGCTGCCACGGCGAAATGGTCGGCTGGATGCGCGCACTTGGCGCCTGGGGCGAGATGGATGGCGACAGCAACAGCGCCAAACTTGATCGCAACCTCAGCGGCTTCATGCTCGGCACTGACAAACAGATCGACGATCAATGGCGTGCCGGGATGGCCGCCGGTTACACCCGCAGCGACCTGGATGCCCACGACCGCCGTTCCGACGCCACGGTCGAAAGCTACCACCTGGCGGCGTACCTCAACTCGCAGTTCGACGCCCTGGCCGTACGCCTGGGTGCCGCTTACAGCTGGCACGACATCGAAACCAAACGTGACGTCAACGTCGGTGGCTACAACGATCGCCTGAAAGGCGACTACGACGCCCGCAGTGCCCAGGTGTTTGGCGAAGTGGGTTACACGCTCGAAGCGGCAGGTATTGCGCTGGAACCGTTCGCCGGCCTGTCCTACGTCAACTACGACAGCGACACCGTGCATGAAAAAGGCGGAGTGGGGCGTCTGAAAGCTGATTCCAGCCAGGACATCACCTTCTCCACCCTGGGCCTGCGCGCCGGTAAAGTCATCACCCTGGCCAACGGCGGGCAATTCACCCCGCGTGCGGCCATCGGCTGGCGTCATGCCTTCGGCGACACCAAACCGGATGCCGACCTGAGCTTCATCGACGGCGGCGCCTCGTTCAGCACCCAGGGCGTGCCGATTGCCAAGGACAGCGCGCTGCTCGAAGCGGGCGTGGACTTCCAGATCAGCCAGAACGGCAAACTCGGCCTCGGCTACTCGGGTCAGGTGTCGGGCAAAAACGAAGATCACGCCATGACGATCAGTTTCAGCCTCGGTTTCTAACCGCGGTCGAAGCACTTTTAGCCGCCCGTAAGGGCGGTTTTTTTTGCCTGTCAGTCAGGGATGTGGAGGCTGTCAGGGCCCATTCGCGAGCAAGCCCGCTCCCACAGGTGATCTTCGGTGGACACAAATTCTGTGTTCGCCATCGATCCACTGTGGGAGCGGGCTTGCTCGCGAATGGGCCCTGACAGGCACCATCAATCCCGTCTGCTAGAATCGGCCCCACTGACTCTACGAGGTGCACCCCATGAGCGAGCCGATTCGTCTGACCCAATACAGCCACGGCGCAGGATGCGGATGCAAAATCTCCCCTCAAGTGCTGGAAGTGATTCTGGCCGGCAGTGGCGCGCAGAACCTCGATCCAAACCTTTGGGTCGGCAACGCCTCGCGCGATGACGCGGCGGTGTACGCCATCGACGACGAGCGCGGCGTGGTCTCGACCACTGACTTCTTTATGCCGATTGTCGACGACCCGTTTGACTTCGGCCGCATCGCCGCGACCAACGCCATCAGCGACATCTACGCCATGGGCGGCGATCCGCTGATGGCGATTGCGATCCTCGGCTGGCCAGTCAATGTGCTGGCCCCGGAAATCGCCCGGGAAGTGATTCGCGGCGGCCGCTCGATTTGCGACGAAGCGGGCATTCCCCTGGCCGGCGGGCATTCCATCGACGCCCCGGAGCCGATCTTCGGCCTGGCCGTCACCGGGCTGGTGCAAAAACGCCACATGAAACGCAACGACACCGCCACCGCCGGTTGCCTCCTGTACCTGACCAAACCCCTGGGCATCGGCATCCTCACCACCGCCGAGAAGAAGGGCAAGTTGCGCAACGCCGACATCGGCCTGGCCCGCGACTGGATGTGCACCCTGAACAAACCCGGCAGCCGCTTCGGCAAACTCGACGGCGTGACGGCGATGACCGACGTCACCGGTTTCGGCTTGCTCGGGCACCTGGTGGAAATGGCCGACGGCAGCCGACTTACGGCTCGCATCGAATACGATCGCGTACCACGTCTGGCGGGCGTCGAGTACTACCTTGAACAGGGCTGTGTACCGGGCGGCACCTTGCGCAACTTCGACAGCTACGCGAGCAAACTCGGGCGTTTGCAGGAGCTGCACAAACGCGTGCTGTGCGATCCACAAACCAGTGGCGGCCTGCTGATCGCGGTCACGCCCGAGGGCAACGAACAGTTTCTCTCGGTCGCTGCCGAACTTGGCCTGAGCCTTGAGCCAATCGGCGAACTGGTAGAGCGACAGGCCAACGCGGTCGAGGTGTTTTGATGTCAATCGACTGCACCGATTACCGTGACATCTTTCTCAGCGACCGGCCCATGATGGATGCCCGTGCGCCGGTCGAATTTGCCAAGGGCTCGTTCCCCGGCGTGGTCAACCTACCGCTGATGAATGACCACGAGCGGCAACGCATCGGCACCTGCTACAAGCAGCACGGCCAGCAAGCGGCCATTGCGTTGGGGCATCAATTGGTGTCCGGCCAGATCAAGGCCGAGCGCCTACAGGCCTGGGCCGATTTTGCCCGGGCTCACCCTGAGGGATATTTGTATTGTTTTCGCGGCGGCTTGCGTTCGCAGATCGTCCAGCAGTGGCTCAAGGACGAGGCGGGCATCGACTATCCGCGCATCGGTGGTGGCTACAAGGCCATGCGTTCCTTTTTGCTTGAGACGACGGATCAAGCCGTGGCGCAGTGCGATTTCGTGTTGCTCGGCGGCATGACCGGCACCGGCAAGACCGAAGTGCTGACGCAGTTGAGCAACGGGTTGGACCTGGAAGGCTACGCCAATCATCGGGGTTCCAGCTTCGGCAAGCGCGCCACTGGCCAACCTTCCAATATCGATTTTGAAAACCGTCTGGCGGTGGATCTGCTGAAAAAGCGCGCCGGTGGCATCGAGCAGTTCGTGCTCGAAGACGAGAGTCGTGCGGTCGGCAGTTGTGCCTTGCCGCTGCCGCTGTATCAGGGCATGCAGCAGTTTCCGATGGTCTGGCTGGAAGACAGCCTGGAAGGGCGGGTCGAGCGGATCCTGCGGGATTACGTGGTGGACCTGTGTGCCGAGTTTATCGGCGTGCATGGCGAGGACGGCTTTGCGCTGTTTTCCGAGCGTTTGTTGGAAAGCCTGAACAATGTGCAGAAGCGCCTGGGCGGGGAACGTCATCGGCGTATGTTGATTCTGATGGAAGACGCCTTGGTGGAGCAGGCGCGTAGTGGCGCGGTGGACTTGCACCGGGGCTGGATCGAAGGGTTGCTGACTGAGTATTACGACCCGATGTATGGGTTTCAGCGGGAGAAGAAGGGCGCACGGATCGAGTTTTCCGGGGAGCGCGGGGCGGTGATTGAGTATCTGCGGGAGCGGGGTAGTCAGCGGGTTTGATGGTTGTTATTGCCGGCCTCATCGCGAGCAAGCTCGCTCCCACATTGGATCTGCGTCGTGCACAGAATCTGTGAACAATGAAGATCTCCTGTGCGAGCGAGCTTACTCGCGATGGGGCCCTTACAGGCGCTAAAAAACTTAAAGCAAAGCAGCCCCGATCAACCCGCTGATCACTCCAATCCCCATGGTCATCAGCGCCACACTCACCAACACCCGCGTATTGAAATCCTTCCGCAGCATCAGCAGCGAAGGCAGGCTGATGCTCGGCAGGGTCATCAGCAGTGCGACCGCCGGGGCGGTGCCCATGCCCAGGGTCATCATGGTTTGCACGATAGGGATTTCGGCGGCGGTCGGAATCACGAACAACGTGCCGATGATCGCCAGCGGCACCAGCCACAAAAGGCTGTTGGCCATGGCGCCATCGATGTGCGGGAACACCCAGACCCGCACCGCACCCAGCACCAGCACCGCCAGGATGTAGATCGGGATGGTGCTCCAGAACAGTTGCCAGATCGTCCGGCCCCAGCGAGTCAGGAACGGTTGCGCGTTGATCTCGCGGGCTTCGACCACCGCCTCGACAGCGGCTTCGGGCACGTTCTCCGGCCCGGCGATCCGCTGGGCCACCAGCGACACGCCAAACACCAGCACGATACCCGCCACCAACCTCAACGCGGTAAAGCCCCAGCCGAGTACGAAACCCATGAACACCAGCGTGGCGGGGTTGAGCACCGGGTTGCCGATCCAGAACGCCAGCGCGGCACCCACCGACACGTTCTGTCGGCGCATGCTCGCCGCCACCGGGGCCGCGCAGCACGAGCACATCATGCCCGGCAGCGCGAACAAGCCGCCGCGCAGGGTCGAGGCGAAACCGGCGCGGCCGAACAGGCGCAGCAGCCAGTCCCTGGGAATCAACACTTGCAGCAGGGAGCCGAGGATCACCGCCAGCACGGCGGCTTTCCAGATCGCCAGGAAATACACCTTGGCGTACGTCAGGGCGGCGATCAGTGGGTCGGATTGTTGGTCATTGATGATCGAGGCGCCGATGCTGTGGTTGTCAGCGGCGACGAAAGCCTTGAGGTAGTAGGGCGACCATTTGACGTAGTAGAGGCCGACACAGGCGACCAGCAGGAACAGCGCGGGTTTCCACCAGAACGACCAGCCCCGGGCGGGGACAGCTGTGGTTGAGAGAGACATGGCAGGGTTCCGGGCAATGGGGAGATCAGTTGATGATAGCCCAGCCCCTTCTTACCCGTGGTCCCGACAGAGTGTGGGACGTGGCAGACGTCTTACGTAGGACAGTTCTGCGAGCCGTTATCCAGCCCTTGTTTGTACGTGTGGCTGACCAGGCTGGCCTTGCCGTTGTGCCAGGTCAGGGTCAGTACATACAGGGAATCGTAGTCGCTGGACTCCCAGTCCTCGGTGATGTTCTGCTTCTTGCCCAGCGCGTCGCCGGCGACCTTGTTGATCAGCTCGGGCAGGTAGCCGTGGGACCAGGCGGTGTAGATGATCGAGTTGTGGTACTTGTCGTGCAGCAGTTCATCCGCCAGTTCGCTGGTGTCGTTGGCCGAATACTCGATGTTCACCGGCAACCCGAGCTTGATTGCGCTGGGGCTGATGGTCATCAGGGGGCGAATGTAACTGTAGGAATTGTCCAGTTCACCTTCCTCGACATTACGCGTCGGGTTGGCGGCGAACACATAGTTGGCCTTGCCGAATTTCTCTGGCAGTAACGTGGACAGGTTGATCGCACGGTTCAACCCCTGGCAATTGAGCTGACCCAGGCCGCCTTCGGGTTTTTCCGCGTGACGCAGGAATACCAGCGTCTGGGTGCCGTCGGCCGGTTGGGCGCGGCTTTCGCTGGACTCAAGCGACAGGAACAGCGCGCTGGCCGCCAGTAACGAAGGCAGGAAAATGTACGCGCGATGCTTGAAGCGTTGGGCGAATTTCAAGAGGTTCATCATTGAATAATGGATTCTTCAGCGCATTCGATTAAGGCTGACAAACCTTTACACCGCGCTCCCAGCGTCGGGTGTTTTCCATGTCGTTGTGCCGGTCCGTTTCCGTGAAGGGCATTGCTCAGAGTCCCCTGAAGCCCATTTGGTTCGATACCGGCGGTTTCGCAGCACTTTAGCCGCAACCTTCGACGGGATGGCTGAAGGTTAGCGACAGGATGTTTCGGATTTATGGATACCCGCATATTTCTGCGCCAGAAGGCCCCGGACCTACATTATGATCAGCGCTCCAATGTCTGCGTGGATGCTCCCATGACTGATCTCTCTGCGTTCCCGATCAACCAAAAATGGCCGGCCCAGTACCCCGACTGGATTCAGCTCTACTCCTTGCCGACCCCCAACGGCGTCAAGGTCTCGATCATGCTTGAAGAGATCGGCCTGCCGTATGAGCCGCACCGTGTGGGTTTCGAGACCAACGATCAGTTGTCGCCGGAGTTCATGTCCTTGAACCCCAACAACAAGATCCCGGCGATCATCGACCCCCACGGCCCAGGCGACCAGCCGCTGCCGCTGTTTGAGTCCGGGGCGATTCTGATCTACCTCGCCGACAAAAGTGGCCAGTTGCTGGCCCAGGAATCGGCGGCGCGCTATGAGACGATCCAGTGGTTGATGTTTCAGATGGGCGGTATCGGGCCGATGTTCGGCCAGGTCGGTTTCTTCAACAAGTTCGGCGGCAAGGACTACGAGGACAAGCGTCCGCGTGATCGCTACGTCGAAGAAAGCAAACGCCTGCTCAACGTGCTCGACAAACGTCTGGAAGGACGCGACTGGATCATGGGCGAGCGCTACACCATCGCGGATATCGCGACGTTCCCGTGGGTGCGCAACCTGATCGGTTTCTACGAGGCCGGTGATCTGGTGGGCATCCAGAATTTCCCCAATATCACACGGGTGCTGGAGCGCTTCCTGGCGCGGCCGGCGGTGATGCGCGGGCTGGAAATTCCCAAGTAAAGCTATTCAAGACCAAGGCAGGCCATGAGTTCTTTCAATTTCAAGCAAGTCGATGTTTTCAGCCAAACGCCGCTCAAAGGCAATCCGTTGGCGGTGGTGTTCGGCGCTGACCGGCTCAGTGATGAGCGCATGGCAGCGTTCGCGAGCTGGACCAATCTCAGCGAAACCACGTTCATTCTCGAGCCCCGGGACCCGCGAGCCGACTACCGGGTGCGGATCTTCACCACGCTGTCGGAACTGCCGTTCGCCGGGCATCCGACTCTGGGCACCTGCCACGCATGGCTTGAGGCCGGTGGCGTGCCCAAGGGTGATGAGATCATTCAGGAATGCGGCGTCGGGCTGGTGCGGATTCGTCGGCAAGGGGCTGAGCTGGCTTTTCTCGCGCCGCCGCTGCTTCGGACCGGGGCGGTGGATGCCGACGTGCTGGAGCGGGTGCGACGTGGGCTGCGGCTGGAGGAGGGAGCGATTGTTCGGGCGCAATGGGTTGATAACGGCGCTGGCTGGTTGGCGGTGATGGTCGAGGATCGGCAGCAGGTACTCGATGTGCAGCCGGATCATTCGCAAATGCTGGGTCTGGCGGTTGGCGTGATAGCGCCGTGGAATCCCGAGCGTGACGGTGATGGCGCCCAGTTCGAAGTCCGCGCGTTCATCTCCGGCGACGGCATGCCGGAAGACCCGGCCACCGGCAGCCTGAATGCGGGGATTGCCCAGTGGTTGCTCGGCGAAGGGCTCGCACCGGCGTCGTATGTAGTCAGCCAAGGCTTGACCATGGGCCGCGCGGGACGGATTCAGGTGGATCAGGTCGGGGATGAGATCTGGATCGGCGGCGCGGTGGTGACCTGTATCGCCGGGACGCTGAGTCTGTAGCTGTCCAAATACAAATCCCCTGTGGGAGCGGGCTTGCTCGCGAAGGCGGTGCATCAGTCAATACATGTGACGACTGACACAATGCCTTCGCGAGCAAGCCCGCTCCCACATGGGTCTAGCGTCGTTCATATGATGTGAGCTCGACACAAAACTCCTGTGGGAGCGAGCCTGCTCGCGAATGCGGTGGGCCAGTCACCTGGATGTTGGATGTGCGACCGTCTTCGCGAGCAGGCTCGCTCCCACAAGGGGGATTGTTGCGAGGCTGGTAAGGGTTTGTTCCGCACTTGAGGTTTGTGTCCTGCGCCTGACAGGGCATAAGCTTCTCCCCCTACGACTTTTGTCTCAGGAAAACCCATGTCCAGCCAGTTCCCCGAAGCACGTCCACGCCGTCTGCGCCGCAATGCGAGCCTGCGCAGCCTGTTCCAGGAAACCGAGTTCAGCCTGAACGATCTGGTGCTGCCGATTTTCGTCGAGGAAGAAATTGACGACTTCGTGCCGATCAAAAGCATGCCCGGTGTGATGCGGATTCCCGAGTCGAAACTGGCCGGCGAGATCGAGCGGTATGCCCGTGCCGGGATCAAGTCGGTGATGACTTTCGGCGTGTCCCATCACCTGGATAGCAGCGGCAGCGACACCTGGAACGATAACGGCCTGGTATCGCGCATGTCGCGCATCGCCAAGGACGCGGTGCCGGAGATGATCGTGATGTCCGACACCTGCTTCTGCGAATACACCGATCACGGCCATTGCGGCGTGCTGCACAATCATGAAGTCGACAACGACAAAACCCTGATCAACCTCGGCAAACAAGCCGTGGCCGCGGCCCGTGCCGGCGCTGATGTGATCGCGCCGTCGGCGGCGATGGACGGTCAGGTCCAGGCGATTCGCCGGGCGCTGGACGAAGCTGGTTTCACCCAGACCGCGATCATGGCCTACTCGACCAAATTTGCCTCGGCACTCTACGGCCCGTTCCGCGAAGCCGGCGGCAGTGCGTTGAAAGGCGACCGCAAAAGCTACCAGATGAACCCGATGAACCGCCGCGAAGCCGTGCGCGAATCGCTGCTGGACGAGCAGGAAGGCGCCGATGCGCTGATGGTCAAACCGGCCGGCGCCTACCTGGACATCATCCGCGACATCCGCGAAGTTTCGCGTTTGCCGCTGTCGGCGTATCAGGTCAGCGGCGAATACGCGATGATCAAATTCGCCGCTCAGGCCGGGGCGATTGATGAAGATCGCGTGGTGCGTGAAAGCCTCGGCGCCATCAAACGAGCCGGCGCGGACCTGATCTTCACCTACTTCGCCATGGACCTGGCCCTGGCCGGGATCTAACCAACACCGCATCTCCCTGGGGAGCAGTTTTTTGTGGCGAGGGGGCTTGCCCCCGTTGGGCTGCGAAGCGGCCCTTGCCCCGGTCACCGCGATACTTCAGACGAACTGCGTATACCGAATTTACGACTGCTGTGCAGCCGAACGGGGGCAAGCCCCCTCGCCACAGGGACTGGTTGTGAGTCTAAAAATCGGGTTCAGCCAAAAAACGGCCGTATCCCGTGATCCCGGAAGTACCGGTCGATCACTTTCGGATCAGCACTGTTATCGGCAATCGCCACATAGGTATCCGGCCTTAACAGATAAAAACCGTTGCGCGCCAACCCGGCGGTATCAAACGCCGGCCGCCAGTCGAACACATGCAACGGCAAATGATGCTCGATGCACCAGTCGATCATTTCGTCGCTGGTGTCGCCGTACACATGCACCTGCCACGCGGGGTTTTTCAGCGGTTCGTAGTTGTCGCCTTCGCCATCGTGGGCCCAGGGCAGGCGGTCGCCGCCGTGGACGTGGCCCGCAGTGCCTTCGCTCAACGGCATGCCGCGATAGTTGAGGGTGATCTGCGACACGGTGCGGAACAGGAACTCCCGGCTCGCGCCGAACGAGGTCATTTTGGGGATCAGGAACGGTGCCAGCCGCGTGCGCAGCAGGTCGGCGACTTTGCCTTCGGCGGTGACGAAGCTGAACACCCGGTCGGTGGTGGACACCAGGCGCCGGGCGAAGGCGATGCGTTCGGTTTCGTAGCTGTCGAGCAGTTTCGCGGTGGCGGCGCCGCTCAGAACCGCAGCGAGTTTCCAGGCCAGGTTGATTGCGTCGCCGATCCCGGTGTTCATGCCCTGGCCACCCGCAGGGCTGTGGACATGGGCCGCGTCGCCGAGCAGAAACGCGCGATCACGGCGGAAAAACTCCGCGACCCGGTGATGCACGCGGTAGGTCGAGAACCAGTTCACCTGTTCAATCCTGACCTTCAAATGCTCGATGGCCCGGCTGCTGACGTCTTCGAATGCAAGGGTTTCGGCATGCTCGGCACGTTCGTCGCGCACGGTGCCGATCAACCGCGCATGACCTTCGCTGGCCAGGGGAAACACCGCGAGAAAGTCCGCTTCATCAAGGTCTACGTGCAGTTCGCCGTTGAACGCCGGGCCGCTCGCCTGAACATCCGCCACGTAGAAAATCTGTTGGTAGGTGCCGCCGGGAAATCCGCTGTCGAGGGTCTTGCGCACGATCGACCGGGCGCCGTCGCAACCCGCGATATAACAGGCCTGGCAGGTTTCTTCCTG containing:
- the selD gene encoding selenide, water dikinase SelD, which encodes MSEPIRLTQYSHGAGCGCKISPQVLEVILAGSGAQNLDPNLWVGNASRDDAAVYAIDDERGVVSTTDFFMPIVDDPFDFGRIAATNAISDIYAMGGDPLMAIAILGWPVNVLAPEIAREVIRGGRSICDEAGIPLAGGHSIDAPEPIFGLAVTGLVQKRHMKRNDTATAGCLLYLTKPLGIGILTTAEKKGKLRNADIGLARDWMCTLNKPGSRFGKLDGVTAMTDVTGFGLLGHLVEMADGSRLTARIEYDRVPRLAGVEYYLEQGCVPGGTLRNFDSYASKLGRLQELHKRVLCDPQTSGGLLIAVTPEGNEQFLSVAAELGLSLEPIGELVERQANAVEVF
- the mnmH gene encoding tRNA 2-selenouridine(34) synthase MnmH, which gives rise to MSIDCTDYRDIFLSDRPMMDARAPVEFAKGSFPGVVNLPLMNDHERQRIGTCYKQHGQQAAIALGHQLVSGQIKAERLQAWADFARAHPEGYLYCFRGGLRSQIVQQWLKDEAGIDYPRIGGGYKAMRSFLLETTDQAVAQCDFVLLGGMTGTGKTEVLTQLSNGLDLEGYANHRGSSFGKRATGQPSNIDFENRLAVDLLKKRAGGIEQFVLEDESRAVGSCALPLPLYQGMQQFPMVWLEDSLEGRVERILRDYVVDLCAEFIGVHGEDGFALFSERLLESLNNVQKRLGGERHRRMLILMEDALVEQARSGAVDLHRGWIEGLLTEYYDPMYGFQREKKGARIEFSGERGAVIEYLRERGSQRV
- a CDS encoding permease encodes the protein MSLSTTAVPARGWSFWWKPALFLLVACVGLYYVKWSPYYLKAFVAADNHSIGASIINDQQSDPLIAALTYAKVYFLAIWKAAVLAVILGSLLQVLIPRDWLLRLFGRAGFASTLRGGLFALPGMMCSCCAAPVAASMRRQNVSVGAALAFWIGNPVLNPATLVFMGFVLGWGFTALRLVAGIVLVFGVSLVAQRIAGPENVPEAAVEAVVEAREINAQPFLTRWGRTIWQLFWSTIPIYILAVLVLGAVRVWVFPHIDGAMANSLLWLVPLAIIGTLFVIPTAAEIPIVQTMMTLGMGTAPAVALLMTLPSISLPSLLMLRKDFNTRVLVSVALMTMGIGVISGLIGAALL
- a CDS encoding glutathione S-transferase family protein; the protein is MTDLSAFPINQKWPAQYPDWIQLYSLPTPNGVKVSIMLEEIGLPYEPHRVGFETNDQLSPEFMSLNPNNKIPAIIDPHGPGDQPLPLFESGAILIYLADKSGQLLAQESAARYETIQWLMFQMGGIGPMFGQVGFFNKFGGKDYEDKRPRDRYVEESKRLLNVLDKRLEGRDWIMGERYTIADIATFPWVRNLIGFYEAGDLVGIQNFPNITRVLERFLARPAVMRGLEIPK
- a CDS encoding PhzF family phenazine biosynthesis protein, with the translated sequence MSSFNFKQVDVFSQTPLKGNPLAVVFGADRLSDERMAAFASWTNLSETTFILEPRDPRADYRVRIFTTLSELPFAGHPTLGTCHAWLEAGGVPKGDEIIQECGVGLVRIRRQGAELAFLAPPLLRTGAVDADVLERVRRGLRLEEGAIVRAQWVDNGAGWLAVMVEDRQQVLDVQPDHSQMLGLAVGVIAPWNPERDGDGAQFEVRAFISGDGMPEDPATGSLNAGIAQWLLGEGLAPASYVVSQGLTMGRAGRIQVDQVGDEIWIGGAVVTCIAGTLSL
- the hemB gene encoding porphobilinogen synthase, which encodes MSSQFPEARPRRLRRNASLRSLFQETEFSLNDLVLPIFVEEEIDDFVPIKSMPGVMRIPESKLAGEIERYARAGIKSVMTFGVSHHLDSSGSDTWNDNGLVSRMSRIAKDAVPEMIVMSDTCFCEYTDHGHCGVLHNHEVDNDKTLINLGKQAVAAARAGADVIAPSAAMDGQVQAIRRALDEAGFTQTAIMAYSTKFASALYGPFREAGGSALKGDRKSYQMNPMNRREAVRESLLDEQEGADALMVKPAGAYLDIIRDIREVSRLPLSAYQVSGEYAMIKFAAQAGAIDEDRVVRESLGAIKRAGADLIFTYFAMDLALAGI
- a CDS encoding FAD-dependent oxidoreductase, coding for MNRSDVLIIGAGPTGLVLALWLSKLGIQVRIIDKTSAPGTTSRALAVQARTLELYRQLDLADAIVQNGHRVAAANFWVKGEAVARLPLTRIGEGLTPYAFLEIFPQDEHEALLIERLATFGVRVERDTALENFTETGDGITAQLRLPDGQEETCQACYIAGCDGARSIVRKTLDSGFPGGTYQQIFYVADVQASGPAFNGELHVDLDEADFLAVFPLASEGHARLIGTVRDERAEHAETLAFEDVSSRAIEHLKVRIEQVNWFSTYRVHHRVAEFFRRDRAFLLGDAAHVHSPAGGQGMNTGIGDAINLAWKLAAVLSGAATAKLLDSYETERIAFARRLVSTTDRVFSFVTAEGKVADLLRTRLAPFLIPKMTSFGASREFLFRTVSQITLNYRGMPLSEGTAGHVHGGDRLPWAHDGEGDNYEPLKNPAWQVHVYGDTSDEMIDWCIEHHLPLHVFDWRPAFDTAGLARNGFYLLRPDTYVAIADNSADPKVIDRYFRDHGIRPFFG